A single Triticum dicoccoides isolate Atlit2015 ecotype Zavitan chromosome 2A, WEW_v2.0, whole genome shotgun sequence DNA region contains:
- the LOC119352673 gene encoding ABC transporter B family member 4-like codes for MDAAAVAAEGEESAGRHEKVSFMGLFRHADGKDQLLMLVGTVAALANGMTTPLMTVFFGDVLDAFGHATDANVLQRVNKVVLNFVYLGIGAAVISFLQVSCWTITGERQAALIRSQYLKSVLRQDISFFDTEMTTRQVVSKMSGDTVLVQDAIGEKVGKFQKLVAAFLGGFIVGFVKGWILSLVMLACVPPVVFAAGVVAKVLSKISSRGQASYSNAGNIVEQTIGSIKTVVSFNGEKKAIISYNKQIHKAYKTDVQEGLTNGFGMASVLFVFYSSYGLAIWYGGKLVLAKGYTGGQVITVLLAIMTGAMSLGNAAPCMTAFIEGQSAAHRLFTTIKRKPEIDPNNNSGKQLVDMRGDIELKDVYFSYPTRRGQLIFDGFSLHVPSGTTMAIVGESGSGKSTVISLVERFYDPQAGEVLIDGVNIKDLQLDSIRRKISLVGQEPCLFMTSIKDNITYGKEDATIEEIKRAAKLANAANFIDKLPNGYETMVGQRGAQLSGGQKQRIAIARAIIKNPKILLLDEATSALDVELERIVQEALDRIMLDRTTLVVAHRLTTVRNVDCISVIQQGKIVEQGSHDELILNLDGAYSQLILLQESHVEQKIDHRLSTPRSSTSLSLKRSISASLGNDTELSFTLPLGLPSTIDLLGEYDTHGKNQKEKNDGGEAGKKDPMVRLAILNKPEVPILILGSLAAAVHGVVFPMFGLVISSAIKSLYEPPDKLRSDTSFWGMMCFVMGIISVITIPAEFLLFGIAGGKLIERIRALSFQSIVHQEVAWFDDPRNSSGALGARLSIDALNVRRLVGDNLSLIIQLSSTLVTGVVIAMIADWKLALITMCVIPLVGLESYAHVKFLNGFSQDAKMMYEDASQVATDAVSSIRTIASFCSEKRITRIYDHKCEASVNQGVKTGIVGGIGFGFSYLTLYLTYGLCFYVGGQFVQQGKSNFGEVFKVFFALVLATMGVSETSAMASDSKKAKDSAISIFTLLDRISKIDSSSNQGLTLDEVKGNIDFQHVSFKYPTRLDIRIFHDFTLHIPSGKIVALVGESGSGKSTVITLLERFYNPDSGTIQLDGVEIKSLNINWFRDQIGLVSQEPVLFNDTIRANIANGKDGDVTEEELIAAAKISNAHEFISSLPQGYGTSIGERGTQLSGGQKQRVAIARAILKDPKILLLDEATSALDAESERIVQNALDHVMVGRTTIVVAHCLSTIKGVNIIAVLKDGAIVEKGSHESLVNIKDGLYASLVEFRSASP; via the exons ATGGACGCAGCAGCAGTCGCTGCCGAGGGAGAGGAGAGCGCGGGGCGGCACGAGAAGGTGTCCTTCATGGGGCTGTTCCGGCATGCCGACGGCAAGGACCAGCTGCTGATGCTGGTCGGCACGGTGGCCGCGCTGGCCAACGGCATGACCACGCCCCTCATGACCGTCTTCTTCGGCGACGTCCTCGACGCTTTTGGCCACGCCACCGACGCCAACGTCCTCCAGCGTGTCAACAAG GTGGTTTTGAACTTTGTCTACTTGGGTATCGGAGCAGCAGTCATATCCTTTCTTC AGGTGTCATGCTGGACAATTACTGGTGAAAGGCAGGCAGCACTCATTCGATCTCAATACCTCAAATCTGTCTTGAGACAGGATATTTCATTCTTTGACACAGAAATGACAACTAGGCAAGTAGTTTCAAAAATGTCTGGTGATACCGTGCTAGTTCAAGATGCTATTGGTGAGAAG GTCGGCAAGTTCCAAAAACTCGTGGCTGCTTTCCTTGGTGGTTTCATTGTAGGTTTTGTGAAAGGATGGATTTTATCTCTTGTCATGTTGGCATGCGTACCTCCAGTTGTATTTGCTGCAGGAGTAGTGGCAAAAGTATTGTCAAAAATCTCTAGCAGAGGTCAAGCATCATACAGTAATGCGGGGAACATTGTCGAACAGACAATTGGATCCATAAAAACA GTTGTTTCTTTCAATGGAGAGAAGAAGgccatcatatcatacaataaacaaATACACAAAGCATACAAGACTGATGTTCAGGAAGGACTTACCAATGGCTTTGGCATGGCATCTGTTTTGTTCGTATTCTACTCTAGCTATGGTTTGGCCATATGGTACGGTGGAAAGTTGGTACTTGCAAAAGGATACACAGGAGGACAAGTCATCACTGTCTTATTGGCTATCATGACTGGGGCAATG TCTTTGGGTAATGCAGCCCCATGTATGACTGCCTTTATAGAAGGACAATCGGCAGCACATAGATTATTCACAACGATCAAAAGGAAACCAGAGATTGACCCTAACAACAATAGTGGTAAGCAGCTAGTAGATATGAGGGGTGATATTGAGCTGAAGGATGTCTATTTTAGCTACCCAACGAGGCGTGGGCAACTAATATTTGATGGATTCTCACTACATGTGCCTAGTGGCACTACAATGGCTATAGTTGGAGAGAGTGGGAGTGGCAAGTCAACTGTGATTAGTCTTGTAGAGAGATTCTACGATCCGCAAGCTGGTGAGGTTTTGATTGATGGGGTTAATATCAAAGATTTACAACTTGATTCGATAAGAAGGAAAATTTCTCTTGTTGGCCAAGAGCCCTGTCTCTTTATGACATCAATTAAAGATAACATAACATATGGAAAAGAAGATGCAACAATTGAGGAGATCAAGAGAGCCGCTAAGCTCGCCAACGCAGCAAATTTCATCGATAAGTTGCCCAAT GGTTATGAAACAATGGTTGGCCAGCGTGGTGCTCAACTTTCAGGAGGACAAAAGCAAAGGATTGCAATTGCTAGGGCAATCATTAAAAACCCCAAAATACTTTTGTTAGATGAGGCTACTAGCGCATTGGATGTGGAGTTGGAGAGGATAGTTCAGGAGGCATTGGATAGGATCATGCTGGACAGAACTACGCTTGTGGTTGCACATCGTCTAACTACTGTGAGAAATGTTGATTGCATATCAGTTATTCAACAAGGAAAGATAGTTGAACAAG GTTCCCATGATGAATTAATACTAAACTTAGATGGTGCATACTCTCAACTTATTCTTCTCCAAGAAAGTCATGTAGAGCAGAAAATAGACCATCGACTATCTACCCCAAGATCAAGTACAAGCCTATCATTGAAGCGGTCGATTAGTGCTTCACTAGGGAATGATACTGAGCTTTCTTTCACACTCCCCTTGGGGCTACCTAGCACAATTGATTTGCTTGGAGAATATGATACACATGGAAAGAATCAAAAAGAGAAGAATGATGGGGGAGAGGCAGGAAAGAAAGATCCTATGGTACGTCTAGCAATTCTTAACAAGCCAGAGGTACCTATTCTTATATTAGGATCCTTAGCTGCAGCAGTTCATGGAGTTGTTTTTCCAATGTTTGGTTTAGTGATTTCAAGTGCAATTAAATCTTTATATGAGCCACCAGATAAACTGAGAAGTGATACAAGTTTTTGGGGTATGATGTGCTTTGTTATGGGTATCATATCAGTAATCACAATACCAGCAGAGTTCTTATTATTTGGAATAGCCGGAGGCAAGCTTATAGAGCGCATCCGAGCTTTGTCATTTCAAAGCATTGTTCACCAAGAAGTTGCTTGGTTTGATGATCCTAGAAATTCCAG CGGAGCACTTGGTGCAAGACTATCAATTGACGCTTTGAACGTCCGGCGTTTAGTGGGCGATAACTTGTCATTAATTATTCAACTTAGCTCAACGCTTGTCACAGGAGTTGTCATTGCTATGATAGCCGACTGGAAGCTCGCTTTGATCACCATGTGTGTGATTCCACTTGTGGGTCTTGAAAGTTATGCCCACGTGAAGTTCTTGAATGGTTTTAGTCAAGATGCTAAG ATGATGTATGAAGATGCAAGTCAAGTGGCCACGGATGCAGTTAGTAGTATAAGGACAATAGCTTCCTTTTGTTCTGAGAAAAGAATTACAAGAATATATGATCATAAATGTGAAGCCTCAGTGAATCAAGGAGTCAAAACAGGAATAGTTGGTGGTATTGGATTTGGTTTCTCTTACTTGACATTGTACCTCACATACGGCCTTTGTTTCTATGTCGGGGGGCAATTCGTGCAACAAGGCAAATCAAATTTTGGTGAAGTTtttaag GTTTTCTTTGCACTGGTCTTAGCAACTATGGGAGTATCTGAAACAAGTGCAATGGCCTCTGATTCAAAAAAAGCAAAGGATTCAGCTATCTCTATATTTACTTTGCTAGACCGAATATCCAAAATTGATTCAAGCAGCAATCAGGGTTTGACATTAGATGAGGTCAAGGGCAACATTGATTTCCAACATGTCAGCTTCAAGTACCCAACTCGCCTAGATATTCGAATCTTCCATGACTTTACCTTGCACATACCCTCTGGAAAG ATTGTTGCACTTGTTGGAGAGAGTGGTAGCGGCAAGTCAACTGTAATCACACTATTGGAGAGATTCTACAATCCCGATTCAGGTACCATTCAATTGGATGGAGTGGAAATCAAGAGCTTAAACATCAATTGGTTTAGAGACCAAATTGGACTGGTGAGCCAAGAGCCTGTACTCTTCAATGACACAATACGTGCCAACATAGCCAATGGTAAGGACGGGGACGTCACCGAAGAGGAGCTCATTGCAGCTGCGAAAATATCCAATGCACATGAGTTCATATCAAGCCTTCCTCAAGGATATGGCACCTCCATTGGGGAGAGAGGGACACAACTATCTGGTGGCCAGAAGCAGCGGGTGGCTATTGCGAGGGCGATACTCAAAGATCCTAAGATACTACTACTCGACGAAGCAACTAGCGCCTTGGATGCAGAATCTGAGCGAATTGTGCAGAATGCCTTAGATCATGTGATGGTTGGCAGGACCACGATTGTCGTGGCACACTGCCTATCTACTATCAAAGGCGTCAATATCATTGCAGTTCTCAAAGATGGTGCAATAGTGGAGAAAGGAAGTCATGAGTCCTTGGTCAACATCAAAGATGGATTGTATGCTTCACTAGTTGAATTCCGTTCAGCATCACCGTAA
- the LOC119352605 gene encoding ABC transporter B family member 4-like: MDATPAANGRDAGEEDEEGSVGKVSFTGLFRHADGKDLLLMLVGTVAALANGVSQPLMTVIFGDVVDAFGGATDANVLHRVNKAVLNFVYLGIGAAVISFLQVSCWTITGERQAARIRSLYLKSVLRQDISFFDMQMTTGKIVSTMAGDTVLVQDAIGEKVGKFQQLVATFIGGFTIGFMKGWLLCVVMLACIPPVVLAAGIATKMMTKITSRSQASYGNAGNIVEQTIGAIKTVVSFNGEKQAIEAYSKLIHTSYENVVEEGLTNGFGMGSVFFALFSSYGLAIWYGGKLVLTKGYTGGQVLTVLLAIMTGAASLGNAAPCMTAFAEGQSAAHRMFRIIKRKPDIDHDDNTGKQLEEMRGDIELKDVYFSYPSRPEKLIFDGFSLHVPTGTTMAIVGESGSGKSTVVSLVERFYDPQAGEVLIDGINIKSLHLDSIREKIGLVSQEPLLFMTSIKDNITYGKEDATMDEIKRAAEIANAANFVDKLPNGYDTMVGQRGAQLSGGQKQRIAIARAIIKNPKILLLDEATSALDVEAERIVQVALDRIMVDISTLVVAHRLSTVRNANCISVIQEGKIVEQGTHDELVLNLDGAYSQLILLQESHEEQRIDRRLSTQRSKSASLSMKRSTSGSLGSSSRHSFTLPFGLPSAVESSGGNDTHKENQKEYNCDGVFPKKSPMVRLALLNKPEVPILLLGSLAAAIHGVLFPMFGLMLSSAIKAFYEPPDKLKKDTSFWGLICVVIGIISIIVIPAEFFLFGIAGGKLIERIRALSFQSIVHQAVAWFDDPRNSRYIIAKTISYSGALGARLSIDALNVRRLVGDNLSLIVQIISTLVTGVFIAMIADWKLALILICVIPLVGLQGYAHVKFIGGFSQDAKMMHEDASQVATDAVISIMTVASFCSQKRITRIYDHKCEDSMNQGFKTGVVGGIGFGFSYLMLYLTYGLCFYVGGQFVRHGKSNFGDIFEVFFALVLATMGVSQTSAMVSDSNKAKDSAMSIFALLDLKSIIDSSNNEGFTLDEVKGDIDFQHVSFNYPTRPDIFIFNDFTLHISTGKSVALVGESGSGKSTVIALLERFYDPVSGTILLDGGGINKLNIKWLRDQIGLVSQEPVLFNDTIRANIAYGKNGEVTEEELISAAKASNAHEFISSLPHGYDTSVGERGIQLSGGQKQRVAIARAILKDPKILLLDEATSALDVESERIVHIALNHVMVGRTTIIVAHRLSTIKGVDTIAVLHDGVILEKGSHVSLMNIKDGVYASLVELQSTSS; the protein is encoded by the exons ATGGACGCAACACCGGCTGCCAACGGGAGGGATGCTGGCGAGGAGGATGAGGAGGGGAGCGTCGGGAAGGTGTCCTTCACGGGGCTGTTCCGGCACGCCGACGGCAAGGACCTGCTGCTGATGCTGGTCGGCACGGTGGCCGCGCTGGCCAACGGCGTCTCGCAGCCGCTCATGACGGTCATCTTCGGCGACGTCGTGGACGCCTTCGGCGGCGCCACCGACGCCAACGTGCTCCACCGCGTCAACAAA GCTGTTTTGAACTTTGTCTACTTGGGAATCGGAGCAGCGGTCATCTCCTTTCTCC AGGTGTCATGTTGGACAATTACTGGCGAAAGGCAGGCGGCACGAATTCGATCTCTCTACCTCAAATCTGTTTTGAGACAGGATATCTCATTCTTTGACATGCAAATGACAACCGGGAAAATAGTTTCAACAATGGCCGGCGATACTGTGCTAGTTCAAGATGCTATTGGTGAAAAG GTTGGCAAGTTCCAACAACTTGTGGCTACTTTCATTGGTGGTTTCACTATAGGTTTTATGAAAGGATGGCTTCTATGTGTTGTCATGTTGGCATGCATACCTCCAGTTGTACTTGCTGCAGGAATAGCGACAAAAATGATGACCAAAATAACAAGCAGAAGTCAAGCATCATACGGTAATGCAGGGAATATTGTCGAACAAACAATTGGTGCCATAAAAACA GTTGTTTCTTTCAATGGGGAGAAGCAGGCCATAGAAGCGTACAGTAAACTAATACACACATCATATGAGAATGTTGTTGAGGAAGGACTTACCAATGGTTTTGGAATgggttctgttttctttgcactctTCTCTAGCTATGGCCTAGCCATATGGTATGGTGGGAAGTTGGTACTTACAAAAGGATACACAGGAGGACAAGTCCTCACTGTCCTATTAGCTATCATGACTGGGGCAGC ATCTTTAGGTAATGCAGCCCCGTGTATGACTGCCTTTGCAGAAGGACAATCAGCAGCACACAGAATGTTCAGAATAATCAAGAGGAAACCAGATATTGATCATGATGACAATACTGGTAAACAACTAGAAGAAATGAGGGGTGATATTGAGTTGAAGGATGTGTACTTTAGCTACCCATCAAGGCCAGAGAAACTAATATTTGATGGATTCTCACTACATGTGCCTACTGGCACTACAATGGCTATAGTTGGGGAGAGTGGGAGTGGCAAGTCAACAGTGGTTAGTCTTGTAGAGAGATTCTATGATCCACAGGCTGGTGAGGTTTTGATTGACGGGATCAATATCAAGAGTTTGCACCTTGATTCAATAAGAGAGAAAATTGGTCTTGTTAGCCAAGAGCCCTTGCTCTTTATGACATCAATTAAAGATAACATAACATATGGCAAAGAAGATGCAACAATGGATGAGATTAAGAGAGCTGCTGAGATTGCTAATGCGGCAAATTTTGTTGATAAGTTGCCCAAT GGGTATGACACAATGGTTGGCCAACGTGGTGCTCAACTTTCAGGGGGACAAAAGCAAAGGATTGCGATCGCTAGAGCAATCATTAAAAACCCCAAAATACTCTTGTTAGATGAGGCTACTAGTGCATTAGATGTGGAAGCAGAGAGAATAGTTCAGGTGGCACTGGATAGGATCATGGTTGATATAAGTACGCTTGTGGTTGCACATCGTTTAAGTACCGTTAGGAATGCTAATTGCATATCAGTTATTCAAGAAGGAAAGATAGTTGAGCAAG GTACCCACGATGAATTAGTACTAAACTTAGATGGTGCATACTCTCAACTTATTCTACTACAAGAAAGCCATGAAGAGCAAAGAATAGATCGTCGATTGTCTACTCAAAGGTCTAAAAGTGCAAGCCTGTCAATGAAGCGATCGACTAGTGGTTCTCTAGGAAGCAGTAGCAGGCACTCTTTCACACTCCCCTTCGGACTACCTAGCGCAGTTGAATCATCTGGAGGAAATGATACACACAAGGAGAATCAGAAAGAGTACAATTGTGATGGTGTGTTCCCAAAAAAATCTCCCATGGTACGACTAGCTCTTCTTAATAAGCCAGAGGTACCAATTCTTCTACTAGGATCCTTAGCGGCAGCAATTCATGGAGTGCTTTTCCCAATGTTTGGTTTAATGCTTTCAAGTGCCATTAAAGCTTTCTATGAGCCACCGGATAAACTAAAAAAGGATACTAGTTTTTGGGGTCTCATATGTGTTGTCATAGGTATCATATCGATAATCGTAATACCAGCAGAGTTCTTCTTGTTTGGAATAGCTGGAGGAAAGCTTATAGAGCGCATCCGGGCTTTATCATTTCAAAGCATTGTGCACCAAGCAGTTGCTTGGTTTGATGATCCGAGAAATTCCAGGT ATATAATTGCTAAAACTATATCCTACAGCGGCGCACTTGGTGCAAGACTATCAATTGATGCTCTGAATGTTCGGCGTTTAGTGGGAGATAACTTGTCCTTAATTGTTCAGATTATCTCCACACTTGTCACGGGAGTTTTCATTGCTATGATAGCTGATTGGAAGCTTGCTTTGATCCTAATATGTGTGATTCCACTTGTGGGTCTACAAGGTTATGCCCATGTGAAGTTCATAGGTGGATTTAGTCAAGATGCTAAG ATGATGCATGAAGATGCGAGTCAAGTGGCCACAGATGCAGTTATTAGTATAATGACCGTCGCTTCGTTTTGTTCACAGAAAAGAATTACAAGAATATATGATCATAAGTGTGAAGACTcaatgaatcaaggattcaaaactGGAGTAGTTGGGGGTATTGGATTTGGTTTCTCGTACTTGATGTTGTACCTTACGTATGGTCTTTGTTTCTATGTCGGAGGGCAATTCGTGCGCCATGGAAAATCAAATTTTGGTGACATTTTTGAG GTTTTCTTTGCACTAGTTTTGGCAACTATGGGAGTATCTCAAACAAGTGCTATGGTCTCCGATTCAAATAAAGCAAAGGATTCAGCTATGTCTATATTTGCTTTGCTGGACCTGAAGTCAATAATTGACTCGAGCAACAATGAGGGTTTTACATTAGATGAGGTCAAGGGTGACATTGATTTCCAACATGTCAGCTTCAACTACCCAACTCGCCCAGATATTTTCATCTTCAACGACTTTACACTTCACATTTCGACCGGCAAG AGTGTTGCACTTGTTGGAGAGAGTGGTAGTGGCAAGTCAACAGTAATTGCACTATTGGAGAGATTCTATGATCCAGTTTCAGGCACCATTTTATTGGATGGAGGGGGAATCAACAAATTAAACATCAAATGGTTGAGGGACCAAATTGGACTGGTGAGCCAAGAGCCTGTGCTCTTCAATGACACAATCCGTGCCAACATAGCCTATGGCAAGAATGGGGAAGTCACGGAGGAGGAGCTCATTTCAGCAGCGAAGGCATCCAATGCGCATGAGTTCATATCAAGCCTTCCTCATGGATATGACACCTCTGTTGGAGAGAGAGGGATACAACTATCTGGTGGCCAAAAGCAGCGGGTGGCTATTGCAAGGGCCATACTAAAAGACCCTAAGATACTACTACTCGATGAGGCAACTAGCGCCTTGGATGTTGAATCTGAACGGATTGTGCATATTGCCTTAAATCATGTTATGGTTGGCAGAACAACAATTATTGTGGCGCACCGCCTATCGACGATCAAAGGCGTTGATACCATTGCAGTTCTCCATGATGGTGTGATATTAGAGAAAGGAAGTCATGTGTCCTTGATGAACATCAAAGATGGAGTGTATGCTTCATTGGTTGAGCTCCAGTCGACGTCATCATAA
- the LOC119358556 gene encoding tyrosine N-monooxygenase-like: protein MTLVGTLVIIIMATLLLYFLRKSKRVVLSQKEWTRRGLLPPGPATLPIIGNMHQMVWNKPAVFRWIHRLLKEMNTHIMCLRLGATHVIVVTCPEIACEVLRKKDEVFASRPTTFASGTFSFGYKGSVLSPHGEQWKKMRRVLTSEILTSSMEQKLNHLRKEEYDHLVRYINNTACHRMMPHAKNIVNVRHVAQHFCCNLIRRLVFGKRYFSNLPASSTNGPGYEDEAHAAALFKALNHVYSFCVSDYIPALVGLDLDGHEEVSMDVMRTLNRLHDPIIWERIHERSSTLEKGGEDKEVRDFLDVLVHLKDAEGQPLLSLQEIRAQTAEMVLAAVDNPSNAVEWALAEMMNRPEIMQKATDELDAVVGKDRLVQESDIPRLNYLKSCIREAFRIHPYHALNLPHVAMVDTTITGYTIPKDSHILLSRLGLGRNPKIWSEPIEFRPERHLNTVNVLLTEPGLRFISFSSGRRGCPGISLGTSITMMLFARMLQGFTWTKPAGVKTISLQESNASLALLEPLVLQAQPRLAAYLYK, encoded by the exons ATGACTCTTGTTGGTACGCTGGTTATAATTATCATGGCTACCTTGCTGTTGTATTTTCTCAGAAAAAGCAAAAGAGTGGTATTGTCCCAGAAGGAATGGACACGACGAGGTCTGCTGCCCCCGGGGCCTGCCACACTGCCCATCATTGGGAACATGCACCAGATGGTTTGGAACAAGCCGGCAGTGTTCCGGTGGATCCATCGCCTTCTCAAGGAGATGAACACACACATCATGTGCCTCCGTCTCGGAGCTACTCATGTCATTGTTGTGACATGCCCAGAGATAGCATGTGAGGTACTACGGAAGAAGGATGAAGTTTTCGCCTCCCGTCCCACCACCTTCGCCTCGGGTACATTCAGCTTCGGGTACAAGGGCTCCGTCTTGTCACCGCATGGAGAGCAGTGGAAAAAGATGAGGCGCGTCCTCACCTCGGAGATCCTCACCTCGTCCATGGAGCAGAAGCTCAACCACCTACGGAAGGAGGAGTACGACCACCTTGTAAGGTACATTAACAACACCGCTTGTCATCGCATGATGCCACATGCAAAAAACATTGTCAACGTGCGCCATGTGGCACAACATTTCTGTTGTAACCTGATAAGAAGGCTTGTGTTCGGTAAAAGATACTTTAGCAACCTACCGGCTTCGTCAACTAATGGGCCTGGATATGAGGACGAGGCACATGCGGCCGCTCTTTTTAAGGCCCTCAACCATGTGTACAGCTTCTGCGTGTCTGACTACATCCCAGCCCTGGTAGGCCTCGACTTGGATGGCCATGAGGAGGTTTCCATGGATGTCATGAGAACACTCAACCGGTTGCATGATCCCATCATATGGGAGCGGATCCATGAAAGGTCATCCACTCTTGAGAAAGGTGGTGAAGATAAAGAGGTTAGAGACTTTTTGGATGTCCTAGTTCATCTTAAAGATGCAGAGGGACAACCGTTGCTATCCCTACAAGAAATAAGAGCACAAACGGCG GAAATGGTGCTTGCAGCAGTCGACAACCCATCAAATGCGGTTGAGTGGGCGCTCGCCGAGATGATGAACAGACCagagatcatgcaaaaagcaaccgATGAACTCGACGCTGTCGTTGGTAAAGATAGACTAGTCCAGGAGTCTGATATTCCTCGGCTAAATTATCTCAAATCGTGTATCCGGGAGGCCTTCCGCATACACCCATACCATGCTCTTAATTTACCCCATGTTGCAATGGTGGACACCACTATCACTGGCTACACCATCCCAAAGGATAGCCACATCCTTTTAAGCCGGCTTGGACTTGGCCGAAACCCCAAGATTTGGAGCGAACCAATAGAGTTTCGTCCTGAGAGGCATCTGAATACCGTGAATGTTCTTCTCACTGAGCCAGGCCTACGTTTCATTTCTTTTAGCAGTGGGAGAAGGGGTTGTCCTGGGATTTCACTTGGTACCTCTATCACAATGATGTTGTTTGCAAGGATGCTGCAGGGCTTCACTTGGACAAAACCTGCAGGCGTTAAAACTATCAGTCTACAGGAAAGCAATGCAAGCCTTGCCCTACTGGAACCCCTTGTTTTGCAAGCTCAACCACGGCTGGCTGCGTATCTCTATAAATGA